From the Debaryomyces hansenii CBS767 chromosome F complete sequence genome, the window ACTTACGAAGAATGCTAGAAATCTCTACAAAATATTGCTTACCAAACAGTTGGAAATTATGAGAAATACCACTACTACTAAGGCAGGTCGTAATGGCCTAAAAGGTTCTATAAAGCTTGGTATCGAGTTCAAACAACTTTACAATACATGTTTAGAAGAATTCGTTActtcaaatgaaataagTTTCAGAACTATGCTTGGAGAGTTCGTCGAACACAAGATGTGTAGTGCCGTTAAAGATGAAGCTGGTGTGGAAATGGTATTCGTCCCTTTCAACTTCGACGAAATGGAAAAGTTGCTTGCCGAAGAATTTGCATCTAATGAAATGTAAATATATGATCAATATGTACACGTGATTGTAGAAATGTTGAATGTGCGTACTCACCAAAATAAGAGCACACCTTAAACCGGGCTAAGCTTTCTATCATgtataatatcattatcaacGTTCAATTACTTCTATAGACTTCAATTAACAACATTATAGATAGCAGTAGTATGGGGAATTTTCCGAAACTTCCCGAAGGAACGCAGCTTCCGGTGGGAGGCCATCAAGTAACAATTCTTAAGTATCTTTCGGAAGGAGGGTTTGCACATATTTACAAAGTAAAAATTGATCCTAAGGAGGAAGATACAGATATTGCTTGCTTGAAGAGAGTTATAGTACCAGATAAGAATGGATTAGATCAATTAAGAAAAGAAGTTGATGTCATGAAAAACTTGCGTTATGGCAGGAATATAGTGAAATATTACGATTCGCATGCAGCAAGGCTAGAGAATGGAACGTACCAAGTATTGGTACTTATGGAGCTTTGTCCTAACAAGTCTTTGTTGGACTATATGAATGTTAAAATCAAGACCAAATTAACTGAACCagaaatcttgaaaattatgCTGGACATATCCATTGGTATATACGAAATGCATAAGATGAAATTAGTTCATAGGGATATtaagattgaaaatgttCTTATTGATGCCAAGAATGATTTCAAGCTATGTGATTTTGGCTCTACTTCCTCGCCAATAATGCCACCAAAAGATCAACAGCAATTCCAACTTCTAAGTCATGATATAATGTATCAGACTACACCCCAGTATAGAGCACCAGAGATGATAGATTTGTATAGAGGATTTCCTATTGACGAGAAAGCAGATATTTGGGCGTTGGGATGCTTTTTGTATAAGTTATGTTATTATACTACACCGTTTGAGGCGAATGGCGATATTGCTATCCTTCACgcaacttttcaatttttacCAGCACCTGTTTTCTCTGGTGACTTGAAAAACTTAATCATAATAATGCTCCAGGAGAATCCACTCTTCAGACCTAATATTGTTCAAGTTTTGATGTTATTATGCacaatgatgaaaattgaatttaagaGTCTCAAACTAGAGGACATTTATAATACTGGACCATATAATTTCCATGCTTTACATGAATATCAACGCCACAAGCAAAATGAGCTTCTCAAACAGCAACAActatattatcaacagaATGCATACGCGAATGGAGGTAAGGCTACCTCGGAGGTTAATTTAGCCAAGCACTATGGTAATCAAATAAGACTGCAAAATCAATCTCCATTTATTCGTTCTCAAGGAGGTACACCATCACAAGCATACGGCCAATTGAATGCCTCAAACACGGCTGATTTGCAACATCAAACACAAGCTGAGTTACCAGCCGCATTATCTCACGATTTAGAGCCTCAAAAGAATAAACAAGAAGCCGGAGTAACCCTGCCTAATAATGAGGTTAATTCTGAAACGGAAGATGATAATACAAGTGAAATAGGACTAgaaaatttggataatgTCGAAGAGAGATATCCTTCCCTTGAGGATCTTTTGGAAGACCCAACTAAGAGAACTAAGTCAATAGATTCAGATCGTGTTAGTCAAAAGGATAATGCTCCACCTAATTTACCTAATCAGAATATTAGACAACCGAATATGCAGAATTATGGCCCTCAGGTTCCTACACAGCCAGTTATATTAAGTAATGCTgatcttcaaaaattgacACCGGATCAGTTTCAACAATATCATTACCAGCATCAAgcttatcaatatcagCTTGACCAATATCAGAAACAATTATACCAACAGAATGAGCAACAAAAACACCAACAAGCAAATGCTTTAAACCCGAATAGTATAGACCACAATATAACAACAGGAAAGTCAAAGGAACCATCTGAGTTTGAGAAAAAGGAGGCATGGGAGAGACATCATTCtaagattgaaaaagatgCAGAACTATTGGTTGACGATATATTCGCCACAAATTCCAAATCTCCAGCTTTGGCACCTGTGCAAGTTCAAAATACGAACCAAAGTGCAAAGGGTGATATCGAGTCATTGTcgaagttgaagaaaagtGTATCATCTGAATATCCTTCAACAAGTTCAGATGGTCATCTGAAACAGCATGGAGAAATTTGTGCAGAAGATAGTATAGAACCATCTATCGGTGCGCATAATGCACAAGATGCGGCTGGAGTTTTCAATGATGATGGGAAAGAAATCAGTAGTAGAAGTAGACATTCATTGGATGGTCATAATTTGAGACCTGAAGGGGGACACGATCAGCGTGATGTGTTTATTAATGATGCGTCTAATAAAGTTAATGATGTTGACTCTTTTGAAAGTTTTTCTGGAAAATACCCAGATATACTTAGTAACATGCACATTGATGCGCCATTTAACAGCAGTCCTCAAACAAAAGTAAGCAACAATCTGAATATACcctcaattaattctagTTCTACTGCGGCAAAGTATCCTTTTACATACCAGCAACCTTCACAGCAGAATGTCGCATATTCAAACCCGAAACCCGATGTTAATGCCAACAAAAGTGATATTAGGAAGCATGCAAATCCATGGGGCGACTATACCAAGAATGCTAATGTAGCACCAGTCAAAAGGGTGTCTTCTCACTCGGGAATAGTCAATTCTCAACCTGCGTCAATTAGTAATGAGCCAGCACCTATAATTCCTGTTCATGAACAAATGAATGCATTGTCTTTGAAAGAAAGACCTAGTAGCATGCAGCAAAGGGGTAATTCAAATGAACAATCCTCCGAAGccaatttaattgatttagaGGTTGGATTAGAATCGTCTAGCTCATCCACCAATACACCGGCTCTTAATCCTAAAACTAAggatttatataaattgaatacgGAGTCATCTTTGTCTGGTTTCGAccttgatgatgaaaagaaaCCATCAGAGTCCAAGCATCAGTTCAAGAAAAGACTTTCCTCGGCGCAAAATCCATCCAGCTTCAGCtttcaagaagaagtcATCGATTTTGCATCCGATGACGAAAATCCGGAGAACAGTTCTGAAATGAACAGGTTGTCTATAAgaaattctttatcaaagaaaCCAAAATCTAGGAAATCTAGTGAACATAAGAGATCTGATAGTGCAAACAGTGAGGGCAAAAAGAGATTGTCATTATTTGGTTCTTCACAGGGTAATTAATACCCTGAGCTTTGTATAAAactaatatacatattataTAGAGCTTTGCATTTTAGATGTTCTCAAATTACATTTAGTTAcaatcaatatattttatattataatattgtcGCATCGATtactaaaaaaaaatttaacgGTCTGAATTGTTTTCAACTCTTTCTAGAACACAGTATAAACAAACAACTGGATATAAGAAGATATGTCATCggagaaatatttaaggTCTGTCTTGTCTCAATTGGTTCTATCCATTTCGGCAGAAAAAGTTGATGTTCCATCTGAAATAAGTTCTGATTTACAGCCAGTGACAAATTGCATACTTTATATACTTAAAGGTGTTTCTTCGAAATTAATACACGAACAGGATTATTATTCGTTGTTATTTACTGACGCTtcgaagaaaattttagaaaGCTTCCCAAgtaatgatttatatacTGTTTTAAATGAATATCTTCATGAAGTgatcaataattttgaacaaagatttcaagaagaaaCTATCAGCAAACTTCATTTACAAATAATTGCTATTGCATTATTGCAAACATTTATACAGTTAAACTTTACAGGACCAGGTATTGAGTTTAATTCGCAACAATTATTCTTTCCTGGAGTTGATGAAAAAACAGTGCAATTGGAATCAATTAAGTTAATCAATATAGAAGGTGAACAAGCCTACGAATTGATGGTAGATCCGTtgttctttattatttcatgCTTATTATTTGAGAAGTTAATGCAAGTTGATTCTAGGTTATCTTTAGTGAATAAAACTTTATTGGCACcacttgaagaaattattgaagcaACAGGAAACATATGCAGTGCAAGTCCAGATGACCCAGTAAAGGCATCACTTCAATGGTGGAGAGCTAGGGCATTACAGGTGCATTTGTCTTTAATTTCAGAACCAGCAAGCGTTTTGTCAAGCGTTtcgtcattattattaaatccATCTGTTGCTAATGCATTGGCACCAGCTATAGATGATAACTTGGAATTAAAAAAGCATATTCAGTTAGTATACTTTTTAGAATGTGCAAGAAGTGGAATACATAGTCAAACAGAGCATCTTGCTATACCTTTATTAGGGAAGGCTCGTCAACTTTCAGAATTGAACTTTGTGATATCAGGTGCTAAGGCAAAAAGAACCAAGTTTCAAACGTTTCACACTTCGGCTTTGATCATTTTGGCCAAGAGTAAAAAATCAACTTTATTTGATAACGAAAATGATAATCCAGAGACCTTCGGTTTGGAATCCGACTTGTTACTAGAAAAACCTCAATTCGAATCATTAGATGACCTTGAACTTCAAGACGAACCTAATTCCAAAAGGattaaaattgatgaaatttctACTATAAATGACGAGGAAGGggatgaagaaaaattgttACCTATCGCAATGAGACAGGATGATATACctgatgaattgaaagcATTAGATCCAAACGAGCAACCTGCTTTAAATGATTTGGATAGTGtccaattattattgagaTTAACCACTTTAAGACAAACGACGCCATCCAATAACCCGTTGGTCGAAGAAGAGTTATTAGCATTAGCTAGTAGAATTTTATATGCTTCATCCAAGAGTGTTAATTGGAGTATATTTTCACGAGCTTTGTGGGAAAGATCGATCCTTGAAACTACTAAAGCCAGGACCATCGAAAGAGGTATATTACAAATGACATCATTAGTGGAAGAAATTGGTATAAAAGTTAAAACCAGAATTATCCCACAAGCAATGGAAGAAGGGGATGAAGAAGGGAGTTCCGCCGCTGCGTCTAGATTAAGATTTATACATCAATTACCATTAATGCCACAATGGGCAATGGATATGAGGTTAGCAGAGAAGTACATGTCCCTCGGTGTTCTTAGATCGGCTGTTGAAATTTATGAAAGATTGCAGTTATCTTGTGAAACCGCATTATGTTATGCGGCagctgatgaagaaaaagaagcaGAAAGGATTATATTGGAAAGAATCAACTCTCATCCAGAAGATGCAAGAGCTGTATCAATTCTAGGAGATATAAGACAAGATCCAAACTTATGGATAAAAGCATGggaaattggaaaatattcGAAAGCTAAAGCTTCTTTATCACGTTATTTCTATAATCCACCGCAAAGTTCAGGACTTACTAAAGATCTTGAACAGGCTATTAAACATATGAACGACTGTTTGACAGCGAATCCATTAAGCTACGAACATTGGTTCTTTTACGGGTGCTGTGGGTTAGAATCACATCAATATGAAGTAGCTGCTGAGGCTTTCACGCGGTGTGTAGCTTTAGATGATACTAATTCTCATGCTTGGTCCAATCTTGCAAGTGCTTTGTTAAGAACCGACAAAACTAGACCTGCTTTGAATGCTTTGAAGAAAGCAATTAGATGTGCTGGTGAATCCAATAAGTCTTGGagaatttatgaaaattaCTTAATTGTTGCAGCAAAATTGAACGAATGGAATGATGTATTGATTGCTGCTAGGGagttaataaatatcaGAGGTAATTCTGACGGGGAAGGCTCAATtgatattccaataatagAGAAATTGGTAGAGATCTTGGTAGCAACCGAATATCCATCTGCTGAAGACACAAGGTTTACCCATTACCAAAAGTCTTGTATTGATCTTGTTTGTAACATATTACCTTCAGTGATCACAAAATCTGCCAGATGTTGGAGAATTGTTGCAAGAGTAGAACTATGGAGACAAAAGCCGTGGGCTGCTCTTGAATGCCATGAAAAGGCATATAGAGCGTTGAGCCAGAGACCAGAATTAGAGACTGACGAGTCTGCTTGGAATGAGGCCATCGATTCCTGCTCTGATTTAGTTGCTGCATACGAGTCTCTTGGCGAGTTACCAGGAAAACACGATGCGGGAGATTTGGTATGTAAAGACTGGAAATACAAGGCAAAAACCACGGTGAGATCGTTAATGTCTAAAGGGAAGGCTATGTGGGAAGATTCTGAAGGATGGTACAGATTACAAGATATGAAAGAACAATTGTTAAataattgatgatttacAATTGTCAATATTCATGCAAATAGAACCTtatagaatatttatatcactaacatataattaatatataattaatatataactGGTATATATGTACAGAATGTCTATTGCAGCCATTGTAAGATATAGAGAACTGCCGCGCACGACAGAATATGAacaaatcatcaacaaaaatgataaaatcgCGTATCAAGCTTCTAGATTTTATACTTAAGTTACTCGGTTTAGACTTAGTTACAACCATTATACGTAAAATTAACCAAGCAATAAGCTTAAATATAAAGGATTTCTCTGTGTTTCTATTGAAGTTCATATACGATCGTTGCataataacaaaaaatggttgatgataaatatattggaTTGGCCTTGGCTATGTCGTCCTCTTTAGCGATAGGGACATCGTTTATTATCACGAAGAAAGGGTTAATCGATGCATCTGCAAGGAACGGAAGTTCACAAGTTCAAGGGCATGAATATTTACAGAATCCTATTTGGTGGGCTGGTATGATCACCATGGCTATTGGAGAAGTAGCCAACTTTGCGGCGTACACATTTGCTCCTGCTATTTTAGTTACCCCATTAGGTGCATTATCGGTTATTATTGGGGCTGTTTTGGCTGCAGTTTTCTTGAAAGAAGAGCTTGGAACATTGGGTAAGATGGGATGTGCTATTTGTTTGATGGGGTCAGTTATTATTGTTCTTCATGCTCCACCAgacaa encodes:
- a CDS encoding DEHA2F06600p (weakly similar to uniprot|P38080 Saccharomyces cerevisiae YBR059C AKL1 Serine-threonine protein kinase member (with Ark1p and Prk1p) of the Ark kinase family) produces the protein MGNFPKLPEGTQLPVGGHQVTILKYLSEGGFAHIYKVKIDPKEEDTDIACLKRVIVPDKNGLDQLRKEVDVMKNLRYGRNIVKYYDSHAARLENGTYQVLVLMELCPNKSLLDYMNVKIKTKLTEPEILKIMSDISIGIYEMHKMKLVHRDIKIENVLIDAKNDFKLCDFGSTSSPIMPPKDQQQFQLLSHDIMYQTTPQYRAPEMIDLYRGFPIDEKADIWALGCFLYKLCYYTTPFEANGDIAILHATFQFLPAPVFSGDLKNLIIIMLQENPLFRPNIVQVLMLLCTMMKIEFKSLKLEDIYNTGPYNFHALHEYQRHKQNELLKQQQLYYQQNAYANGGKATSEVNLAKHYGNQIRSQNQSPFIRSQGGTPSQAYGQLNASNTADLQHQTQAELPAALSHDLEPQKNKQEAGVTSPNNEVNSETEDDNTSEIGLENLDNVEERYPSLEDLLEDPTKRTKSIDSDRVSQKDNAPPNLPNQNIRQPNMQNYGPQVPTQPVILSNADLQKLTPDQFQQYHYQHQAYQYQLDQYQKQLYQQNEQQKHQQANALNPNSIDHNITTGKSKEPSEFEKKEAWERHHSKIEKDAELLVDDIFATNSKSPALAPVQVQNTNQSAKGDIESLSKLKKSVSSEYPSTSSDGHSKQHGEICAEDSIEPSIGAHNAQDAAGVFNDDGKEISSRSRHSLDGHNLRPEGGHDQRDVFINDASNKVNDVDSFESFSGKYPDILSNMHIDAPFNSSPQTKVSNNSNIPSINSSSTAAKYPFTYQQPSQQNVAYSNPKPDVNANKSDIRKHANPWGDYTKNANVAPVKRVSSHSGIVNSQPASISNEPAPIIPVHEQMNALSLKERPSSMQQRGNSNEQSSEANLIDLEVGLESSSSSTNTPALNPKTKDLYKLNTESSLSGFDLDDEKKPSESKHQFKKRLSSAQNPSSFSFQEEVIDFASDDENPENSSEMNRLSIRNSLSKKPKSRKSSEHKRSDSANSEGKKRLSLFGSSQGN
- a CDS encoding DEHA2F06622p (similar to uniprot|P42842 Saccharomyces cerevisiae YNL313C Protein required for cell viability), whose product is MSSEKYLRSVLSQLVLSISAEKVDVPSEISSDLQPVTNCILYILKGVSSKLIHEQDYYSLLFTDASKKILESFPSNDLYTVLNEYLHEVINNFEQRFQEETISKLHLQIIAIALLQTFIQLNFTGPGIEFNSQQLFFPGVDEKTVQLESIKLINIEGEQAYELMVDPLFFIISCLLFEKLMQVDSRLSLVNKTLLAPLEEIIEATGNICSASPDDPVKASLQWWRARALQVHLSLISEPASVLSSVSSLLLNPSVANALAPAIDDNLELKKHIQLVYFLECARSGIHSQTEHLAIPLLGKARQLSELNFVISGAKAKRTKFQTFHTSALIILAKSKKSTLFDNENDNPETFGLESDLLLEKPQFESLDDLELQDEPNSKRIKIDEISTINDEEGDEEKLLPIAMRQDDIPDELKALDPNEQPALNDLDSVQLLLRLTTLRQTTPSNNPLVEEELLALASRILYASSKSVNWSIFSRALWERSILETTKARTIERGILQMTSLVEEIGIKVKTRIIPQAMEEGDEEGSSAAASRLRFIHQLPLMPQWAMDMRLAEKYMSLGVLRSAVEIYERLQLSCETALCYAAADEEKEAERIILERINSHPEDARAVSILGDIRQDPNLWIKAWEIGKYSKAKASLSRYFYNPPQSSGLTKDLEQAIKHMNDCLTANPLSYEHWFFYGCCGLESHQYEVAAEAFTRCVALDDTNSHAWSNLASALLRTDKTRPALNALKKAIRCAGESNKSWRIYENYLIVAAKLNEWNDVLIAARELINIRGNSDGEGSIDIPIIEKLVEILVATEYPSAEDTRFTHYQKSCIDLVCNILPSVITKSARCWRIVARVELWRQKPWAALECHEKAYRALSQRPELETDESAWNEAIDSCSDLVAAYESLGELPGKHDAGDLVCKDWKYKAKTTVRSLMSKGKAMWEDSEGWYRLQDMKEQLLNN